The Macaca fascicularis isolate 582-1 chromosome 1, T2T-MFA8v1.1 genome includes a window with the following:
- the RASAL2 gene encoding ras GTPase-activating protein nGAP isoform X18, with product MDTANTSPFKVPGFFSKRLKGSIKRTKSQSKLDRNTSFRLPSLRSTDDRSRGLPKLKESRSHESLLSPCSAVECLDLGRGEPVSVKPLHSSILGQDFCFEVTYLSGSKCFSCNSASERDKWMENLRRTVQPNKDNCRRAENVLRLWIIEAKDLAPKKKYFCELCLDDTLFARTTSKTKADNIFWGEHFEFFSLPPLHSITVHIYKDVEKKKKKDKNNYVGLVNIPTASVTGRQFVEKWYPVSTPTPNKGKTGGPSIRIKSRFQTITILPMEQYKEFAEFVTSNYTMLCSVLEPVISVRNKEELACALVHILQSTGRAKDFLTDLVMSEVDRCGEHDVLIFRENTIATKSIEEYLKLVGQQYLHDALGEFIKALYESDENCEVDPSKCSSSELIDHQSNLKMCCELAFCKIINSYCVFPRELKEVFASWKQQCLNRGKQDISERLISASLFLRFLCPAIMSPSLFNLMQEYPDDRTSRTLTLIAKVIQNLANFAKFGNKEEYMAFMNDFLEHEWGGMKRFLLEISNPDTISNTPGFDGYIDLGRELSVLHSLLWEVVSQLDKGENSFLQATVAKLGPLPRVLADITKSLTNPTPIQQQLRRFTEHNSSPNVSGSLSSGLQKIFEDPTDSDLHKLKSPSQDNTDSYFRGKTLLLVQQASSQSMTYSEKDERESSLPNGRSVSLMDLQDTHAAQVEHASVMLDVPIRLTGSQLSITQVASIKQLRETQSTPQSAPQVRRPLHPALNQPGGLQPLSFQNPVYHLNNPIPAMPKASIDSSLENLSTASSRSQSNSEDFKLSGPSNSSMEDFTKRSTQSEDFSRRHTVPDRHIPLALPRQNSTGQAQIRKVDQGGLGARAKAPPSLPHSASLRSTGSMSVASAALVAEPVQNGSRSRQQSSSSRESPVPKVRAIQRQQTQQVQSPVDSATMSPVERTAAWVLNNGQYEEDVEETEQNQDEAKHAEKYEQEITKLKERLRVSSRRLEEYERRLLVQEQQMQKLLLEYKARLEDSEERLRRQQEEKDSQMKSIISRLMAVEEELKKDHAEMQAVIDAKQKIIDAQVINGDEIIQTGKTDRVPGFSQHQTDERADPSEGAVQHAGPQWHLPHQPHQAFHHGEW from the exons GTTACCTACTTAAGTGGAAGTAAATGTTTCAGCTGTAACTCCGCTTCTGAGAGAGATAAGTGGATGGAAAACCTTCGCAGGACAGTTCAACCTAATAAG GACAATTGCAGGCGAGCTGAAAATGTTCTTCGTTTATGGATCATTGAAGCCAAGGACCTTGCccctaaaaagaaatatttctgcgAACTGTGCCTTGATGATACCCTCTTTGCTCGTACAACCAGCAAGACCAAAGCAGACAATATTTTCTGGGGCgaacattttgaattctttagCCTTCCACCTCTTCATAGTATCACAGTTCACATTtacaaggatgtggaaaaaaagaaaaaaaaagacaagaataatTATGTAGGGCTAGTCAACATCCCCACTGCCAGTGTGACTGGTCGCCAATTTGTAGAAAAGTGGTATCCGGTGAGTACACCTACACCCAACAAAGGAAAGACAGGAGGACCTTCTATTCGGATTAAATCACGTTTCCAAACTATCACCATTCTGCCTATGGAGCAATATAAAGAATTTGCAGAATTTGTCACCAGCAACTACACCATGCTGTGTTCTGTCCTTGAGCCAGTAATTAGTGTGAGAAATAAAGAGGAGTTGGCTTGTGCCTTAGTGCACATTCTTCAAAGTACTGGCAGAGCCAAG GATTTTCTGACTGACTTGGTGATGTCTGAGGTGGATCGTTGTGGAGAACATGATGTCTTGATCTTCAGAGAGAACACTATTGCCACCAAATCCATTGAGGAGTACCTCAAGTTGGTGGGACAACAGTATCTTCATGACGCACTGg GGGAGTTTATCAAAGCTTTGTATGAGTCAGATGAGAACTGTGAAGTGGATCCCAGCAAATGTTCATCTAGTGAACTGATAGACCATCAGAGCAACCTGAAAATGTGCTGTGAGCTGGCTTTCTGCAAGATCATCAACTCTTACTG TGTTTTCCCTCGTGAGTTGAAAGAAGTGTTTGCATCATGGAAGCAGCAGTGCCTGAACCGTGGCAAGCAAGACATCAGCGAGAGGCTCATCAGTGCCTCATTATTTCTCCGTTTTTTGTGTCCAGCCATTATGTCTCCCAGTCTTTTCAACCTTATGCAGGAGTATCCTGATGACCGCACATCTCGGACTCTAACTCTTATTGCCAAGGTCATTCAGAACCTGGCCAACTTTGCCAA GTTTGGTAACAAAGAGGAATACATGGCATTCATGAATGATTTTTTAGAACATGAATGGGGTGGAATGAAGCGCTTTCTTTTGGAGATCTCTAATCCAGACACCATCTCAAACACCCCAGGCTTTGATGGTTACATTGATCTGGGCCGAGAGCTTTCAGTTTTGCATTCCTTACTGTGGGAAGTAGTTTCCCAACTTGATAAG GGTGAAAATTCCTTCCTACAGGCGACCGTGGCAAAATTGGGGCCTCTCCCTCGTGTTCTTGCTGATATTACCAAGTCATTGACTAATCCTACGCCAATACAACAGCAACTGAGACGCTTCACTGAACATAACTCCAGTCCAAATGTCAGTGGAAGCCTCTCCTCTGGGctgcagaaaatatttgaagacccCACTGACAG TGATTTGCATAAACTAAAATCTCCAAGCCAGGACAACACAGACAGCTACTTCAGAGGGAAAACATTATTGCTGGTTCAGCAAGCCTCCTCTCAGAGCATGACTTATTCTGAAAAGGATGAAAGGGAAAGTAGCCTTCCTAATGGTCGGAGCGTCTCCCTCATGGACCTCCAGGACACTCATGCTGCTCAAGTGGAGCATGCATCTGTCATGCTTGATGTGCCTATACGCTTGACCGGAAGCCAGCTTTCCATAACCCAGGTGGCCAGCATCAAACAGCTGCGGGAAACCCAGAGCACTCCCCAAAGTGCACCCCAAGTGAGAaggcccctgcacccagccttgaACCAGCCAGGTGGCCTTCAGCCCTTGTCATTCCAGAACCCTGTCTATCACCTCAATAACCCAATTCCAGCAATGCCAAAGGCCTCTATAGATTCCAGTTTGGAGAACCTAAGCACTGCCAGTTCCAGAAGCCAAAGTAACAGTGAAGACTTCAAGCTTAGTGGACCCAGCAATAGCAGCATGGAAGATTTCACTAAACGTAGCACTCAGAGTGAGGACTTCTCCAGGCGGCACACTGTGCCAGACAGACACATACCTCTTGCTTTGCCACGACAAAATAGTACTGGGCAGGCCCAGATCCGAAAAGTGGACCAGGGTGGGTTAGGTGCCCGAGCCAAAGCCCCACCATCCCTGCCACATAGTGCTTCCTTACGTAGCACCGGGAGCATGTCAGTGGCGTCCGCAGCCCTGGTGGCCGAACCTGTGCAGAATGGGAGCCGGTCCCGGCAGCAGTCCTCTTCCTCCAGAGAGAGCCCTGTTCCCAAAGTGAGAGCAATCCAGAGACAACAGACACAGCAG GTTCAGTCACCTGTGGACTCTGCCACAATGTCCCCAGTAGAGAGGACAGCAGCCTGGGTTCTGAACAATGGGCAGTATGAAGAGGATGTGGAAGAAACTGAGCAAAATCAAGATGAAGCCAAGCATGCTGAGAAG TATGAACAAGAAATTACTAAACTGAAGGAGCGCCTGAGAGTGTCCAGCCGGCGACTGGAGGAATATGAACGCCGCTTGCTGGTGCAGGAGCAGCAGATGCAGAAGCTGCTGCTGGAATACAAGGCCCGACTGGAGGACAGCGAGGAGCGGCTCCGAAGACAGCAGGAAGAGAAGGACAGCCAGATGAAAAGCATCATCAGCAG GCTAATGGCTGTGGAAGAAGAACTGAAGAAGGATCATGCTGAGATGCAAGCAGTTATTGATGCAAAGCAGAAAATAATTGATGCACAG GTCATAAATGGAGATGAGATTATTCAAACAG GAAAAACGGATCGTGTCCCTGGATTCAGCCAACACCAGACTGATGAGCGCGCTGACCCAAGTGAAGGAGCGGTACAGCATGCAGGTCCGCAATGGCATCTCCCCCACCAACCCCACCAAGCTTTCCATCACGGAGAATGGTGA
- the RASAL2 gene encoding ras GTPase-activating protein nGAP isoform X19: protein MDTANTSPFKVPGFFSKRLKGSIKRTKSQSKLDRNTSFRLPSLRSTDDRSRGLPKLKESRSHESLLSPCSAVECLDLGRGEPVSVKPLHSSILGQDFCFEVTYLSGSKCFSCNSASERDKWMENLRRTVQPNKDNCRRAENVLRLWIIEAKDLAPKKKYFCELCLDDTLFARTTSKTKADNIFWGEHFEFFSLPPLHSITVHIYKDVEKKKKKDKNNYVGLVNIPTASVTGRQFVEKWYPVSTPTPNKGKTGGPSIRIKSRFQTITILPMEQYKEFAEFVTSNYTMLCSVLEPVISVRNKEELACALVHILQSTGRAKDFLTDLVMSEVDRCGEHDVLIFRENTIATKSIEEYLKLVGQQYLHDALGEFIKALYESDENCEVDPSKCSSSELIDHQSNLKMCCELAFCKIINSYCVFPRELKEVFASWKQQCLNRGKQDISERLISASLFLRFLCPAIMSPSLFNLMQEYPDDRTSRTLTLIAKVIQNLANFAKFGNKEEYMAFMNDFLEHEWGGMKRFLLEISNPDTISNTPGFDGYIDLGRELSVLHSLLWEVVSQLDKGENSFLQATVAKLGPLPRVLADITKSLTNPTPIQQQLRRFTEHNSSPNVSGSLSSGLQKIFEDPTDSDLHKLKSPSQDNTDSYFRGKTLLLVQQASSQSMTYSEKDERESSLPNGRSVSLMDLQDTHAAQVEHASVMLDVPIRLTGSQLSITQVASIKQLRETQSTPQSAPQVRRPLHPALNQPGGLQPLSFQNPVYHLNNPIPAMPKASIDSSLENLSTASSRSQSNSEDFKLSGPSNSSMEDFTKRSTQSEDFSRRHTVPDRHIPLALPRQNSTGQAQIRKVDQGGLGARAKAPPSLPHSASLRSTGSMSVASAALVAEPVQNGSRSRQQSSSSRESPVPKVRAIQRQQTQQVQSPVDSATMSPVERTAAWVLNNGQYEEDVEETEQNQDEAKHAEKYEQEITKLKERLRVSSRRLEEYERRLLVQEQQMQKLLLEYKARLEDSEERLRRQQEEKDSQMKSIISRLMAVEEELKKDHAEMQAVIDAKQKIIDAQEKRIVSLDSANTRLMSALTQVKERYSMQVRNGISPTNPTKLSITENGEFKNSSC from the exons GTTACCTACTTAAGTGGAAGTAAATGTTTCAGCTGTAACTCCGCTTCTGAGAGAGATAAGTGGATGGAAAACCTTCGCAGGACAGTTCAACCTAATAAG GACAATTGCAGGCGAGCTGAAAATGTTCTTCGTTTATGGATCATTGAAGCCAAGGACCTTGCccctaaaaagaaatatttctgcgAACTGTGCCTTGATGATACCCTCTTTGCTCGTACAACCAGCAAGACCAAAGCAGACAATATTTTCTGGGGCgaacattttgaattctttagCCTTCCACCTCTTCATAGTATCACAGTTCACATTtacaaggatgtggaaaaaaagaaaaaaaaagacaagaataatTATGTAGGGCTAGTCAACATCCCCACTGCCAGTGTGACTGGTCGCCAATTTGTAGAAAAGTGGTATCCGGTGAGTACACCTACACCCAACAAAGGAAAGACAGGAGGACCTTCTATTCGGATTAAATCACGTTTCCAAACTATCACCATTCTGCCTATGGAGCAATATAAAGAATTTGCAGAATTTGTCACCAGCAACTACACCATGCTGTGTTCTGTCCTTGAGCCAGTAATTAGTGTGAGAAATAAAGAGGAGTTGGCTTGTGCCTTAGTGCACATTCTTCAAAGTACTGGCAGAGCCAAG GATTTTCTGACTGACTTGGTGATGTCTGAGGTGGATCGTTGTGGAGAACATGATGTCTTGATCTTCAGAGAGAACACTATTGCCACCAAATCCATTGAGGAGTACCTCAAGTTGGTGGGACAACAGTATCTTCATGACGCACTGg GGGAGTTTATCAAAGCTTTGTATGAGTCAGATGAGAACTGTGAAGTGGATCCCAGCAAATGTTCATCTAGTGAACTGATAGACCATCAGAGCAACCTGAAAATGTGCTGTGAGCTGGCTTTCTGCAAGATCATCAACTCTTACTG TGTTTTCCCTCGTGAGTTGAAAGAAGTGTTTGCATCATGGAAGCAGCAGTGCCTGAACCGTGGCAAGCAAGACATCAGCGAGAGGCTCATCAGTGCCTCATTATTTCTCCGTTTTTTGTGTCCAGCCATTATGTCTCCCAGTCTTTTCAACCTTATGCAGGAGTATCCTGATGACCGCACATCTCGGACTCTAACTCTTATTGCCAAGGTCATTCAGAACCTGGCCAACTTTGCCAA GTTTGGTAACAAAGAGGAATACATGGCATTCATGAATGATTTTTTAGAACATGAATGGGGTGGAATGAAGCGCTTTCTTTTGGAGATCTCTAATCCAGACACCATCTCAAACACCCCAGGCTTTGATGGTTACATTGATCTGGGCCGAGAGCTTTCAGTTTTGCATTCCTTACTGTGGGAAGTAGTTTCCCAACTTGATAAG GGTGAAAATTCCTTCCTACAGGCGACCGTGGCAAAATTGGGGCCTCTCCCTCGTGTTCTTGCTGATATTACCAAGTCATTGACTAATCCTACGCCAATACAACAGCAACTGAGACGCTTCACTGAACATAACTCCAGTCCAAATGTCAGTGGAAGCCTCTCCTCTGGGctgcagaaaatatttgaagacccCACTGACAG TGATTTGCATAAACTAAAATCTCCAAGCCAGGACAACACAGACAGCTACTTCAGAGGGAAAACATTATTGCTGGTTCAGCAAGCCTCCTCTCAGAGCATGACTTATTCTGAAAAGGATGAAAGGGAAAGTAGCCTTCCTAATGGTCGGAGCGTCTCCCTCATGGACCTCCAGGACACTCATGCTGCTCAAGTGGAGCATGCATCTGTCATGCTTGATGTGCCTATACGCTTGACCGGAAGCCAGCTTTCCATAACCCAGGTGGCCAGCATCAAACAGCTGCGGGAAACCCAGAGCACTCCCCAAAGTGCACCCCAAGTGAGAaggcccctgcacccagccttgaACCAGCCAGGTGGCCTTCAGCCCTTGTCATTCCAGAACCCTGTCTATCACCTCAATAACCCAATTCCAGCAATGCCAAAGGCCTCTATAGATTCCAGTTTGGAGAACCTAAGCACTGCCAGTTCCAGAAGCCAAAGTAACAGTGAAGACTTCAAGCTTAGTGGACCCAGCAATAGCAGCATGGAAGATTTCACTAAACGTAGCACTCAGAGTGAGGACTTCTCCAGGCGGCACACTGTGCCAGACAGACACATACCTCTTGCTTTGCCACGACAAAATAGTACTGGGCAGGCCCAGATCCGAAAAGTGGACCAGGGTGGGTTAGGTGCCCGAGCCAAAGCCCCACCATCCCTGCCACATAGTGCTTCCTTACGTAGCACCGGGAGCATGTCAGTGGCGTCCGCAGCCCTGGTGGCCGAACCTGTGCAGAATGGGAGCCGGTCCCGGCAGCAGTCCTCTTCCTCCAGAGAGAGCCCTGTTCCCAAAGTGAGAGCAATCCAGAGACAACAGACACAGCAG GTTCAGTCACCTGTGGACTCTGCCACAATGTCCCCAGTAGAGAGGACAGCAGCCTGGGTTCTGAACAATGGGCAGTATGAAGAGGATGTGGAAGAAACTGAGCAAAATCAAGATGAAGCCAAGCATGCTGAGAAG TATGAACAAGAAATTACTAAACTGAAGGAGCGCCTGAGAGTGTCCAGCCGGCGACTGGAGGAATATGAACGCCGCTTGCTGGTGCAGGAGCAGCAGATGCAGAAGCTGCTGCTGGAATACAAGGCCCGACTGGAGGACAGCGAGGAGCGGCTCCGAAGACAGCAGGAAGAGAAGGACAGCCAGATGAAAAGCATCATCAGCAG GCTAATGGCTGTGGAAGAAGAACTGAAGAAGGATCATGCTGAGATGCAAGCAGTTATTGATGCAAAGCAGAAAATAATTGATGCACAG GAAAAACGGATCGTGTCCCTGGATTCAGCCAACACCAGACTGATGAGCGCGCTGACCCAAGTGAAGGAGCGGTACAGCATGCAGGTCCGCAATGGCATCTCCCCCACCAACCCCACCAAGCTTTCCATCACGGAGAATGGTGAATTCAAAAACAGCAGCTGCTGA
- the RASAL2 gene encoding ras GTPase-activating protein nGAP isoform X20, translating into MDTANTSPFKVPGFFSKRLKGSIKRTKSQSKLDRNTSFRLPSLRSTDDRSRGLPKLKESRSHESLLSPCSAVECLDLGRGEPVSVKPLHSSILGQDFCFEVTYLSGSKCFSCNSASERDKWMENLRRTVQPNKDNCRRAENVLRLWIIEAKDLAPKKKYFCELCLDDTLFARTTSKTKADNIFWGEHFEFFSLPPLHSITVHIYKDVEKKKKKDKNNYVGLVNIPTASVTGRQFVEKWYPVSTPTPNKGKTGGPSIRIKSRFQTITILPMEQYKEFAEFVTSNYTMLCSVLEPVISVRNKEELACALVHILQSTGRAKDFLTDLVMSEVDRCGEHDVLIFRENTIATKSIEEYLKLVGQQYLHDALGEFIKALYESDENCEVDPSKCSSSELIDHQSNLKMCCELAFCKIINSYCVFPRELKEVFASWKQQCLNRGKQDISERLISASLFLRFLCPAIMSPSLFNLMQEYPDDRTSRTLTLIAKVIQNLANFAKFGNKEEYMAFMNDFLEHEWGGMKRFLLEISNPDTISNTPGFDGYIDLGRELSVLHSLLWEVVSQLDKATVAKLGPLPRVLADITKSLTNPTPIQQQLRRFTEHNSSPNVSGSLSSGLQKIFEDPTDSDLHKLKSPSQDNTDSYFRGKTLLLVQQASSQSMTYSEKDERESSLPNGRSVSLMDLQDTHAAQVEHASVMLDVPIRLTGSQLSITQVASIKQLRETQSTPQSAPQVRRPLHPALNQPGGLQPLSFQNPVYHLNNPIPAMPKASIDSSLENLSTASSRSQSNSEDFKLSGPSNSSMEDFTKRSTQSEDFSRRHTVPDRHIPLALPRQNSTGQAQIRKVDQGGLGARAKAPPSLPHSASLRSTGSMSVASAALVAEPVQNGSRSRQQSSSSRESPVPKVRAIQRQQTQQVQSPVDSATMSPVERTAAWVLNNGQYEEDVEETEQNQDEAKHAEKYEQEITKLKERLRVSSRRLEEYERRLLVQEQQMQKLLLEYKARLEDSEERLRRQQEEKDSQMKSIISRLMAVEEELKKDHAEMQAVIDAKQKIIDAQVINGDEIIQTGKTDRVPGFSQHQTDERADPSEGAVQHAGPQWHLPHQPHQAFHHGEW; encoded by the exons GTTACCTACTTAAGTGGAAGTAAATGTTTCAGCTGTAACTCCGCTTCTGAGAGAGATAAGTGGATGGAAAACCTTCGCAGGACAGTTCAACCTAATAAG GACAATTGCAGGCGAGCTGAAAATGTTCTTCGTTTATGGATCATTGAAGCCAAGGACCTTGCccctaaaaagaaatatttctgcgAACTGTGCCTTGATGATACCCTCTTTGCTCGTACAACCAGCAAGACCAAAGCAGACAATATTTTCTGGGGCgaacattttgaattctttagCCTTCCACCTCTTCATAGTATCACAGTTCACATTtacaaggatgtggaaaaaaagaaaaaaaaagacaagaataatTATGTAGGGCTAGTCAACATCCCCACTGCCAGTGTGACTGGTCGCCAATTTGTAGAAAAGTGGTATCCGGTGAGTACACCTACACCCAACAAAGGAAAGACAGGAGGACCTTCTATTCGGATTAAATCACGTTTCCAAACTATCACCATTCTGCCTATGGAGCAATATAAAGAATTTGCAGAATTTGTCACCAGCAACTACACCATGCTGTGTTCTGTCCTTGAGCCAGTAATTAGTGTGAGAAATAAAGAGGAGTTGGCTTGTGCCTTAGTGCACATTCTTCAAAGTACTGGCAGAGCCAAG GATTTTCTGACTGACTTGGTGATGTCTGAGGTGGATCGTTGTGGAGAACATGATGTCTTGATCTTCAGAGAGAACACTATTGCCACCAAATCCATTGAGGAGTACCTCAAGTTGGTGGGACAACAGTATCTTCATGACGCACTGg GGGAGTTTATCAAAGCTTTGTATGAGTCAGATGAGAACTGTGAAGTGGATCCCAGCAAATGTTCATCTAGTGAACTGATAGACCATCAGAGCAACCTGAAAATGTGCTGTGAGCTGGCTTTCTGCAAGATCATCAACTCTTACTG TGTTTTCCCTCGTGAGTTGAAAGAAGTGTTTGCATCATGGAAGCAGCAGTGCCTGAACCGTGGCAAGCAAGACATCAGCGAGAGGCTCATCAGTGCCTCATTATTTCTCCGTTTTTTGTGTCCAGCCATTATGTCTCCCAGTCTTTTCAACCTTATGCAGGAGTATCCTGATGACCGCACATCTCGGACTCTAACTCTTATTGCCAAGGTCATTCAGAACCTGGCCAACTTTGCCAA GTTTGGTAACAAAGAGGAATACATGGCATTCATGAATGATTTTTTAGAACATGAATGGGGTGGAATGAAGCGCTTTCTTTTGGAGATCTCTAATCCAGACACCATCTCAAACACCCCAGGCTTTGATGGTTACATTGATCTGGGCCGAGAGCTTTCAGTTTTGCATTCCTTACTGTGGGAAGTAGTTTCCCAACTTGATAAG GCGACCGTGGCAAAATTGGGGCCTCTCCCTCGTGTTCTTGCTGATATTACCAAGTCATTGACTAATCCTACGCCAATACAACAGCAACTGAGACGCTTCACTGAACATAACTCCAGTCCAAATGTCAGTGGAAGCCTCTCCTCTGGGctgcagaaaatatttgaagacccCACTGACAG TGATTTGCATAAACTAAAATCTCCAAGCCAGGACAACACAGACAGCTACTTCAGAGGGAAAACATTATTGCTGGTTCAGCAAGCCTCCTCTCAGAGCATGACTTATTCTGAAAAGGATGAAAGGGAAAGTAGCCTTCCTAATGGTCGGAGCGTCTCCCTCATGGACCTCCAGGACACTCATGCTGCTCAAGTGGAGCATGCATCTGTCATGCTTGATGTGCCTATACGCTTGACCGGAAGCCAGCTTTCCATAACCCAGGTGGCCAGCATCAAACAGCTGCGGGAAACCCAGAGCACTCCCCAAAGTGCACCCCAAGTGAGAaggcccctgcacccagccttgaACCAGCCAGGTGGCCTTCAGCCCTTGTCATTCCAGAACCCTGTCTATCACCTCAATAACCCAATTCCAGCAATGCCAAAGGCCTCTATAGATTCCAGTTTGGAGAACCTAAGCACTGCCAGTTCCAGAAGCCAAAGTAACAGTGAAGACTTCAAGCTTAGTGGACCCAGCAATAGCAGCATGGAAGATTTCACTAAACGTAGCACTCAGAGTGAGGACTTCTCCAGGCGGCACACTGTGCCAGACAGACACATACCTCTTGCTTTGCCACGACAAAATAGTACTGGGCAGGCCCAGATCCGAAAAGTGGACCAGGGTGGGTTAGGTGCCCGAGCCAAAGCCCCACCATCCCTGCCACATAGTGCTTCCTTACGTAGCACCGGGAGCATGTCAGTGGCGTCCGCAGCCCTGGTGGCCGAACCTGTGCAGAATGGGAGCCGGTCCCGGCAGCAGTCCTCTTCCTCCAGAGAGAGCCCTGTTCCCAAAGTGAGAGCAATCCAGAGACAACAGACACAGCAG GTTCAGTCACCTGTGGACTCTGCCACAATGTCCCCAGTAGAGAGGACAGCAGCCTGGGTTCTGAACAATGGGCAGTATGAAGAGGATGTGGAAGAAACTGAGCAAAATCAAGATGAAGCCAAGCATGCTGAGAAG TATGAACAAGAAATTACTAAACTGAAGGAGCGCCTGAGAGTGTCCAGCCGGCGACTGGAGGAATATGAACGCCGCTTGCTGGTGCAGGAGCAGCAGATGCAGAAGCTGCTGCTGGAATACAAGGCCCGACTGGAGGACAGCGAGGAGCGGCTCCGAAGACAGCAGGAAGAGAAGGACAGCCAGATGAAAAGCATCATCAGCAG GCTAATGGCTGTGGAAGAAGAACTGAAGAAGGATCATGCTGAGATGCAAGCAGTTATTGATGCAAAGCAGAAAATAATTGATGCACAG GTCATAAATGGAGATGAGATTATTCAAACAG GAAAAACGGATCGTGTCCCTGGATTCAGCCAACACCAGACTGATGAGCGCGCTGACCCAAGTGAAGGAGCGGTACAGCATGCAGGTCCGCAATGGCATCTCCCCCACCAACCCCACCAAGCTTTCCATCACGGAGAATGGTGA